The proteins below come from a single Deltaproteobacteria bacterium genomic window:
- a CDS encoding hemolysin III family protein — protein MAEDLELDSTQSTGEEIANSVSHGIGLLAALAAVPVLIIAAVKWYDVTAIVGASVFGVTMVLLYLTSTLYHALPSSKAKRVLQVLDHAAIFLLIAGTYTPFTFGVLQGAWGWTLFGLVWGFACIGIVLKALGGVRYQALSTCLYLAMGWLILIAIAPLWHNMPGWGLFWLLCGGISYTVGVVFFVAERVPYFHFIWHLFVVIGTACHFIAVMWYAAA, from the coding sequence ATGGCTGAAGATTTAGAGCTTGACAGCACCCAGTCAACCGGGGAGGAGATCGCCAACAGCGTGAGCCATGGCATTGGTTTGCTGGCAGCGCTTGCAGCAGTACCCGTCCTCATAATTGCTGCGGTAAAGTGGTACGATGTGACAGCAATTGTTGGCGCCAGTGTTTTCGGGGTGACCATGGTGCTGCTCTATCTGACCTCTACACTTTACCATGCCCTGCCCAGCAGCAAAGCCAAACGAGTCTTGCAGGTTCTGGATCACGCGGCCATATTTCTTTTGATCGCAGGCACTTACACCCCATTCACCTTTGGCGTTCTGCAGGGTGCCTGGGGCTGGACCCTGTTTGGCCTGGTGTGGGGTTTTGCCTGCATCGGCATTGTGCTGAAGGCCTTGGGCGGGGTCCGCTATCAAGCACTATCAACCTGCCTTTACCTGGCCATGGGCTGGCTCATCCTGATTGCCATTGCACCCCTGTGGCACAATATGCCAGGGTGGGGTCTGTTCTGGCTGCTGTGCGGTGGCATTTCCTACACAGTTGGGGTGGTGTTCTTTGTGGCGGAGCGGGTGCCTTACTTTCATTTCATCTGGCACCTCTTCGTAGTTATTGGTACTGCCTGTCATTTTATCGCGGTTATGTGGTATGCTGCTGCCTGA